In Panacibacter ginsenosidivorans, the following proteins share a genomic window:
- a CDS encoding SMP-30/gluconolactonase/LRE family protein, whose translation MMPITIDQISIFADGLDHPECVAVHPDGSVWAGGEAGQVYKITENGKTITEVANTGGFVLGIAFSADCTWLAICDLKNKCVWKLDLTSYKLEMFATSAGGVNMNIPNYAVFDKTGKLYVSDSGAFRQVNGKIFCFDENGNGSIWHKGPFNFANGMALSKDEKYLYVVCTWLPGVERIKINNDGTAGEREVFVVIPETCPDGIAFDDEENLYISCYAPNRIYKVSKQKEISILTDDWEAHTLSNPTNIAFGGKDFKQLHTANLGRWHLSRIEMDTKGLPLACHKSKQ comes from the coding sequence ATGATGCCTATAACCATTGATCAAATATCAATTTTTGCAGATGGCCTTGATCATCCTGAATGTGTAGCGGTGCATCCTGATGGTTCTGTTTGGGCCGGAGGAGAAGCAGGGCAGGTCTATAAAATAACTGAGAATGGAAAAACAATAACAGAAGTAGCAAATACCGGCGGCTTTGTTTTAGGTATTGCATTTTCTGCGGATTGTACATGGCTTGCTATATGCGATCTCAAAAATAAGTGTGTCTGGAAGCTTGATCTTACATCATACAAACTAGAAATGTTTGCAACAAGTGCTGGTGGTGTAAACATGAATATTCCCAATTATGCGGTGTTTGACAAAACAGGTAAATTATATGTGTCAGATAGTGGCGCATTCAGGCAGGTGAATGGAAAGATTTTCTGCTTTGATGAAAATGGTAATGGGAGTATCTGGCATAAAGGCCCGTTCAATTTTGCAAATGGCATGGCACTTTCAAAAGATGAAAAGTATTTGTATGTGGTTTGTACCTGGTTGCCTGGTGTAGAAAGAATAAAGATCAATAATGATGGAACAGCAGGAGAAAGAGAAGTCTTTGTTGTTATTCCTGAAACATGCCCCGATGGAATTGCATTTGACGATGAAGAGAATCTTTATATTTCCTGCTATGCACCCAACAGGATTTATAAAGTAAGTAAGCAAAAGGAAATAAGCATATTGACAGATGATTGGGAAGCACATACACTTTCTAATCCTACCAATATTGCATTTGGAGGAAAAGATTTCAAACAATTACATACCGCCAATCTCGGAAGATGGCATTTAAGCAGGATAGAGATGGATACAAAAGGTTTACCATTAGCATGTCACAAATCAAAACAATAA
- a CDS encoding enolase C-terminal domain-like protein has translation MKITNIKATTVAMPLEAPIRHSNGCHWGRFVRTIIEVETDEGITGLGEMGGGGESAENAFSALNKYLIGHDPMQLEQLYWKICNPTASLYNNRTQLHAAIEFACIDIIGKKLGIRACDLLGGALREEIPFASYIFFRYKNEITGIGGEETAEEIVTHAKDLVNKYGFTSHKLKAGVFHPDHEIEVFKALSAAFPEHKVRIDPNAAWSVEESISIGKVIEHLPNDYFEDPTWGMEGMRRVREMIRIPTSTNTVVVNFEQLAACIRTNAIDVILLDTTFWGGLRQAWKASIVCEKFQIGVAVHSSGELGIQLATMLHLGAAIPNLSFAADAHYHHITDDIIKGGKMQYVNGKIKVPQGNGLGVELDHDKLKQYGGYYKEVGGYQYDRDPERPEWFSVLPERNWAKLKRK, from the coding sequence ATGAAAATAACAAACATAAAAGCTACAACAGTCGCCATGCCTTTGGAAGCGCCGATTCGACATTCCAACGGTTGTCATTGGGGACGTTTTGTGCGTACGATCATAGAAGTCGAAACTGATGAAGGTATTACGGGCCTTGGTGAAATGGGCGGTGGGGGCGAATCTGCAGAGAATGCATTTAGTGCATTGAATAAATATTTGATTGGTCACGATCCTATGCAACTGGAACAGTTATACTGGAAAATTTGTAACCCAACTGCTTCTTTATACAACAACAGAACGCAGTTGCATGCGGCTATAGAGTTTGCATGTATTGACATCATCGGAAAAAAATTAGGCATTCGTGCATGCGATCTTTTGGGTGGTGCATTGCGTGAAGAAATACCTTTTGCATCTTATATTTTCTTCCGCTATAAAAATGAGATAACAGGTATCGGCGGTGAAGAAACTGCTGAAGAAATTGTAACACATGCAAAAGACCTTGTAAATAAATATGGTTTCACTTCTCATAAATTAAAGGCCGGTGTTTTTCATCCTGATCATGAGATTGAAGTGTTTAAAGCTTTGTCTGCTGCTTTTCCGGAACATAAAGTGCGCATAGATCCCAATGCAGCATGGAGTGTGGAAGAATCTATAAGCATAGGCAAAGTAATTGAGCATTTACCAAACGATTATTTTGAAGACCCTACATGGGGCATGGAAGGAATGAGGCGTGTAAGAGAGATGATTCGCATACCTACTTCAACCAATACAGTTGTTGTAAATTTTGAACAGCTTGCTGCATGCATCCGCACCAATGCTATCGATGTTATTTTACTCGACACAACATTTTGGGGCGGTTTGCGCCAGGCATGGAAAGCGAGTATCGTTTGCGAGAAATTTCAAATTGGTGTTGCCGTGCATAGCTCCGGCGAGCTTGGCATACAACTCGCTACCATGCTGCATCTTGGCGCTGCTATTCCCAATCTTTCTTTTGCTGCGGATGCGCATTACCACCACATAACAGATGATATTATTAAAGGTGGAAAGATGCAATATGTAAATGGAAAGATCAAAGTGCCACAAGGCAATGGACTTGGTGTTGAGCTTGATCATGATAAACTAAAACAATACGGCGGGTATTATAAAGAAGTTGGCGGTTATCAGTATGATCGTGATCCTGAAAGACCGGAATGGTTTAGTGTGTTACCGGAAAGGAACTGGGCGAAATTGAAGCGTAAGTAA
- a CDS encoding glucose 1-dehydrogenase: protein MKNKTVIITGASKGIGLACATLFYEQGANVALLDISPDKSGINDERWFYTACDVSKNNEVQHAIQNTHQKFGRIDFLINNAGIQRYGNVTDTAEDEWDLVMNVNLKSQYLCAKHAIPFMQQQGSGVVINVSSVQAFVSQQNVAAYTTAKTALLGLTRSIAVDYAPNIRCVAVCPGTIDTPMLRDSIALSPDPAAVMQECIDMHPVHRIGKPEEVAELIYFLCSDKASFITGQAFRIDGGLGITIAGSKKDS from the coding sequence ATGAAAAATAAAACTGTCATCATAACAGGTGCATCAAAAGGGATTGGTCTTGCATGTGCTACTTTATTTTATGAGCAAGGAGCAAATGTTGCGTTACTGGATATTTCACCTGATAAAAGTGGCATTAATGATGAAAGATGGTTTTATACTGCGTGTGATGTTTCAAAGAATAACGAAGTACAACATGCCATTCAAAACACTCATCAAAAATTCGGAAGAATAGATTTTTTAATTAATAATGCAGGCATTCAGCGTTACGGAAACGTTACAGACACAGCAGAAGATGAGTGGGATCTTGTAATGAACGTAAATCTGAAAAGTCAATACCTCTGTGCAAAACATGCAATACCTTTTATGCAGCAACAGGGTAGTGGAGTAGTAATTAATGTGAGCAGTGTACAGGCATTTGTAAGTCAGCAAAATGTTGCTGCATACACTACTGCAAAAACTGCTTTGCTTGGTTTGACAAGAAGCATTGCGGTTGATTATGCACCAAACATAAGATGTGTAGCTGTTTGCCCCGGAACCATTGATACACCTATGTTGAGAGATTCAATTGCATTATCTCCCGATCCTGCAGCAGTAATGCAGGAGTGTATAGATATGCATCCCGTACATCGCATTGGCAAGCCGGAAGAAGTTGCTGAACTGATTTATTTTTTATGCAGTGATAAAGCAAGCTTTATAACAGGGCAAGCTTTTAGAATAGACGGAGGTTTAGGAATTACAATCGCTGGAAGTAAAAAAGATAGTTGA